A genomic window from Silene latifolia isolate original U9 population chromosome Y, ASM4854445v1, whole genome shotgun sequence includes:
- the LOC141631226 gene encoding uncharacterized protein LOC141631226: MVFIPIIDNEHWFLIVCDLEMKTNYILNSLRPKDIRADTELAAEVVTNVFQILCRSKGYKHLVGVPLAKFSTLTVPQQQNLFDCGVHVLKWLEVGRNRGLWEDKSNFKALAGFRKDVALKLLRWQENNHKAY; this comes from the exons atggTTTTTATACCCATCATTGATAATGAACACTGGTTTCTTATTGTGTGTGATCTGGAGATGAAGACGAACTATATTCTGAACTCACTACGTCCTAAGGATATCCGGGCTGACACTGAACTTGCTGCGGAAGTG GTTACTAATGTCTTCCAGATCTTATGCCGGTCCAAAGGCTACAAGCATCTTGTAGGGGTGCCTCTAGCTAAGTTTTCGACTCTGACTGTTCCTCAGCAGCAAAATCT GTTTGATTGCGGCGTTCATGTCCTCAAATGGTTAGAAGTTGGCCGCAACCGAGGTCTGTGGGAAGACAAAAGCAACTTCAAGGCGTTGGCTGGATTTAGGAAGGACGTCGCGCTCAAATTGTTACGTTGGCAGGAGAACAATCATAAG GCTTACTAA